A single region of the Saprospiraceae bacterium genome encodes:
- a CDS encoding Do family serine endopeptidase, whose product MKRIYFIAGVIALVVTTATMGIFTLFKVGEGKTIKIEHLNSTPAAKALFTVNKDGDIIPLDFTKTAEKVMDAVVHIKSTQTVVEDGGFPSQQMPESDIFDFFFNPRFRGERPNPRDNFQPRVGTGSGVVISEDGYIVTNNHVIADADDIEVTLHDNRNYKAQVIGTDPTTDLALLQIKEDKLTTLPFVNSDEVKVGEWVMAVGNPFNLTSTVTAGIVSAKGRNINILREQFAVESFIQTDAAINPGNSGGALVNLEGGLIGINTAIASPTGAYSGYGFAVPTNIVSKVVEDLIKYGVVQRGVLGVMIRTVDGQLKKAQSLDTNTGAYVDSLLENSAAGAAGIEAGDVIIAVNGLEVASSPALQEVIARHRPGDEVVVKVNRKGKEKEFKVILNNRKGNTTLVKKENKEISILLGADFETLDKKTAQKLNIEGGVRVKNLQAGKLRKYTDMKAGFIITKADGQRITSVEDLTKVLEGKKGGVMLEGVYEDLPGEYYYAFGM is encoded by the coding sequence ATGAAAAGGATTTATTTTATAGCTGGCGTTATCGCCCTAGTTGTTACGACTGCAACGATGGGGATATTTACCTTATTTAAGGTTGGAGAGGGAAAAACAATTAAAATCGAACACCTCAACAGCACACCTGCCGCCAAAGCTTTATTTACCGTCAATAAGGATGGGGATATAATTCCCCTAGACTTTACCAAGACAGCGGAAAAAGTAATGGATGCTGTGGTACACATCAAATCAACACAAACCGTGGTAGAGGATGGCGGGTTTCCTTCCCAACAAATGCCCGAAAGCGATATTTTTGATTTTTTCTTTAATCCTCGTTTTCGTGGAGAACGACCTAACCCTCGGGATAATTTTCAACCTCGTGTAGGAACGGGCAGCGGTGTGGTCATTAGTGAAGACGGGTATATCGTTACCAATAACCATGTCATTGCGGATGCAGATGACATAGAGGTAACACTACACGATAATAGAAACTACAAGGCCCAAGTCATCGGCACTGATCCTACCACTGATTTAGCCCTGCTTCAGATCAAAGAAGATAAACTAACAACCCTTCCATTTGTCAATTCTGACGAAGTAAAGGTGGGCGAATGGGTAATGGCTGTTGGCAATCCTTTCAACCTTACCTCTACTGTCACTGCTGGGATAGTGAGTGCAAAAGGAAGAAATATTAATATCCTTCGTGAGCAATTTGCTGTTGAAAGTTTCATTCAAACTGATGCAGCCATCAACCCAGGAAACAGCGGTGGCGCCCTCGTCAACCTCGAAGGAGGATTAATTGGTATCAACACAGCCATTGCCAGCCCAACTGGTGCTTATTCAGGCTACGGCTTTGCGGTACCTACGAATATTGTTAGTAAGGTAGTGGAGGATTTGATCAAATATGGGGTGGTTCAAAGAGGTGTACTTGGTGTTATGATTCGTACCGTAGATGGCCAGTTGAAGAAAGCGCAATCTTTGGATACCAACACGGGAGCTTATGTTGATAGTTTATTGGAAAACAGTGCTGCTGGCGCTGCTGGGATTGAGGCAGGTGACGTTATTATTGCGGTGAATGGCCTCGAGGTGGCTAGTTCACCAGCCTTACAGGAAGTAATTGCTAGACATCGCCCGGGAGATGAAGTAGTGGTCAAAGTCAACAGAAAAGGGAAAGAAAAGGAATTTAAAGTCATCCTTAACAACCGAAAAGGGAATACGACTTTGGTCAAAAAGGAAAACAAGGAGATTTCTATCCTATTAGGTGCTGATTTTGAAACCTTAGATAAAAAGACGGCCCAAAAGCTGAATATTGAAGGTGGGGTAAGGGTGAAGAACTTGCAAGCGGGTAAACTTCGTAAATACACAGATATGAAGGCAGGATTTATTATCACAAAGGCAGATGGTCAACGCATCACTTCCGTTGAAGATTTAACGAAAGTCCTGGAAGGTAAAAAGGGTGGTGTAATGTTGGAAGGTGTC